A single window of Ictalurus punctatus breed USDA103 chromosome 27, Coco_2.0, whole genome shotgun sequence DNA harbors:
- the LOC108262017 gene encoding coxsackievirus and adenovirus receptor homolog, with protein sequence MNVSWIFFTFLLLIHTVPVQSVEGFIGESVILPCTFAQNPPVVFWRDEGTRTVCDISGGEASFDEQHSNYKHRVQIFPSKIKEGNFSIKLSNLQHSDGGTYTCTDPSKGLDQQVQLKVEEKPTTPEGKGRRVTPESTSTPRNGDSPRRADDLLTFLLGCALLYSLTF encoded by the exons tgCCGGTGCAGAGTGTTGAAGGTTTTATAGGAGAATCCGTGATCTTACCGTGTACGTTCGCACAGAATCCGCCGGTTGTCTTTTGGCGAGACGAAGGCACCAGGACAGTGTGTGACATCAGTGGTGGTGAAGCCAGTTTCGATGAGCAGCATTCAAACTATAAACACAGAGTTCAAATATTTCCATCAAAAATTAAGGAGGGGAATTTTTCCATCAAGCTGAGCAACTTGCAGCACTCTGATGGAGGAACGTACACCTGCACCGACCCAAGCAAAGGTCTTGACCAGCAAGTGCAACTGAAGGTTGAAG AGAAACCAACCACACCAGAGGGAAAGGGGAGACGAGTCACACCAGAAAGTACTTCCACACCAAGAAACGGTGATTCCCCGAGACGTGCAGACGATCTGTTAACGTTCCTGCTGGGATGTGCTCTGCTCTACAGCTTAACCTTCTGA